A window of Longispora fulva contains these coding sequences:
- a CDS encoding WXG100 family type VII secretion target codes for MTSFIGMDVSAVRSLATQLNSKADEIETISNALSTQLEHVQWVGHDAEGFRSEWQGTHRTQLHTVATALRDAATKATNNANQQEQASAS; via the coding sequence ATGACAAGCTTCATCGGAATGGACGTTTCGGCGGTTCGCAGTCTCGCGACCCAGCTGAACAGCAAGGCCGACGAGATCGAGACGATCTCCAACGCGCTCAGCACCCAGTTGGAGCACGTGCAGTGGGTGGGTCACGACGCGGAGGGGTTCCGCAGCGAGTGGCAGGGCACGCACCGTACCCAGCTGCACACAGTGGCGACCGCACTGCGTGACGCCGCGACAAAGGCGACCAACAACGCCAACCAGCAGGAGCAGGCTTCGGCCTCCTGA